A window of Thalassophryne amazonica chromosome 21, fThaAma1.1, whole genome shotgun sequence contains these coding sequences:
- the LOC117502920 gene encoding monocyte chemotactic protein 1B-like gives MKTMKKFVPLVMCALLFSILAVSASSRTFGPDECCFNFISKRLDKNKVVSFKRTNTMCSKDAVVFKMLNGVEICAELAQPWVQKIIKAKTKVQTAMAKNRGSGPSAEQSD, from the exons ATGAAAACGATGAAGAAATTTGTCCCTTTGGTGATGTGCGCCTTGCTTTTCTCCATTCTCGCTGTCTCGGCATCTTCAC GCACCTTTGGTCCAGACGAGTGCTGCTTTAATTTCATCTCCAAACGTCTGGATAAGAACAAGGTGGTGAGCTTCAAGCGCACAAACACAATGTGTTCCAAAGACGCCGTAGT CTTCAAGATGCTTAATGGCGTTGAAATTTGTGCCGAACTGGCGCAGCCGTGGGTACAGAAAATCATCAAGGCCAAAACCAAGGTCCAAACTGCTATGGCGAAGAATCGTGGATCTGGACCCAGTGCCGAGCAGTCTGACTGA